In the genome of Montipora foliosa isolate CH-2021 chromosome 3, ASM3666993v2, whole genome shotgun sequence, one region contains:
- the LOC137995677 gene encoding uncharacterized protein — protein sequence MPPKVDARTLAGKMENAVTIFYELIEEFEIIFSVRPELKTLEAAFNQVETRYRFIKKQQETILDRLVDEGITAEEEPLLTTKKLGDKVKADFLNQIALKFAAYQKEQDSTETSSKDSETLKTLTASMSSMTSAVTEIADTLRSKPNTSGLQRLPVPTWDGSRRSYATWKKEFNYWMKKYDQDKDEQLQRFRNALPRGSWWSDQVKTCKTIDSAWNILDTEFGDKRKLMDELLLEINSLKPVKRDSRSFTHFATTISSYANDMEDNGCPVLESSEAPFLMSQLLSKLDPNDNSHFGREMKREGKEETVSNLITWLHVEASVRSRGKNNTVSEDRNESRRYRTPRKTENNAARGEEPDDDTCPLNCKTKHHLAACPVFQESAISQRWEIVKQLWRCRKCLRKHHTSNCRKPDGSTCDKCRKSHHRSLHNEKIGETRSNPNPRASSFQSQCQAPSSTSNGNIQENAVHHKEKLKLMTGLCPVQKVGVMNGNGEFVEVLAMLDSGSNTSLLSKNAARRLGLSGSATHLTMNLAGGKKKSEAS from the coding sequence ATGCCGCCTAAAGTAGACGCAAGGACCCTTGCAGGGAAAATGGAAAACGCGGTAACGATCTTCTACGAATTAATAGAAGAATTTGAAATAATCTTTTCAGTGAGGCCAGAGTTAAAAACCTTAGAGGCAGCATTCAATCAAGTGGAGACAAGATACAGGTTCATCAAGAAGCAACAAGAAACCATTTTAGACAGATTGGTTGATGAAGGTATTACCGCAGAGGAGGAACCATTGTTGACAACAAAGAAACTTGGAGACAAAGTAAAAGCTGATTTCCTAAATCAGATTGCCTTAAAATTTGCTGCCTATCAAAAGGAACAAGATTCCACGGAAACGTCTTCAAAAGACTCTGAAACGTTAAAGACCTTGACAGCTTCAATGTCATCCATGACATCAGCAGTGACGGAAATTGCGGACACCTTAAGGTCAAAACCAAACACTAGTGGTCTGCAACGATTACCGGTACCAACATGGGACGGCAGTCGCAGATCCTATGCTACCTGGAAAAAAGAATTCAATTATTGGATGAAGAAATACGATCAAGATAAAGATGAACAACTGCAACGGTTCCGAAATGCATTGCCGAGAGGATCGTGGTGGTCTGACCAGGTAAAAACTTGCAAAACCATTGATAGCGCGTGGAATATATTGGACACAGAATTTGGAGACAAACGTAAACTAATGGACGAACTGCTCCTCGAAATAAATAGCCTTAAGCCCGTAAAACGAGACTCCAGGTCGTTCACGCACTTCGCCACGACAATATCATCCTACGCGAATGATATGGAAGATAATGGATGTCCGGTGTTGGAGTCTTCGGAAGCGCCATTTCTTATGTCTCAACTTTTGTCCAAGCTCGATCCGAACGATAATTCTCATTTTggaagagaaatgaaaagagAAGGTAAAGAGGAAACTGTCAGTAACCTCATCACCTGGTTGCACGTAGAAGCAAGTGTCCGCTCAAGAGGCAAGAATAACACCGTGTCTGAAGACAGAAACGAGAGTCGCCGATACAGGACCCCAAGGAAAACTGAGAACAATGCCGCACGTGGCGAAGAACCCGATGATGACACCTGTCCACTTAACtgtaaaacaaaacatcacctcGCTGCCTGTCCTGTGTTCCAGGAGTCAGCTATCAGTCAGAGATGGGAGATTGTAAAGCAACTTTGGCGATGTCGTAAATGTCTTAGAAAGCATCATACAAGCAACTGCAGGAAACCAGACGGTTCAACATGCGACAAATGCAGAAAAAGTCATCACCGATCTCTTCACAATGAAAAGATTGGTGAAACAAGGTCAAATCCAAATCCAAGAGCATCTTCTTTCCAAAGTCAGTGCCAGGCCCCCTCGAGTACATCAAATGGTAACATCCAAGAAAATGCTGTTCATCACAAAGAAAAGTTAAAGCTCATGACTGGTTTGTGCCCTGTTCAAAAAGTTGGAGTCATGAACGGAAACGGAGAATTTGTTGAAGTCCTTGCGATGTTAGACTCTGGATCCAATACCAGTCTTCTCTCAAAGAATGCAGCCAGACGACTTGGGTTGAGTGGATCAGCAACACATCTGACCATGAATTTGGCTGGTGGgaagaagaaaagtgaagcaTCATAG